AGCCGTGGCGAGCGGTGTGGTGGTCGTGGTGGCGGTGCGGATGCGCTCAGGCAGGACCGGGGGGAGGAATTCCAGGTGCGTGTCCTCGGCCTGTAAGGGGACGAAGGAGCAGATAAAGGAGCGGTCGGTGCGGGGTGCGAAGTAGCGGAGCCGTTGCTCGTCTGCGGTACGGGCGTACGTGCCGACGGGCGGCAGGTCGAGGTGCCGGTACTTGCTCTGCTGGTCGATGGAGACGAGCGGCTTGCCGAAGTGGTACGCGAGGCGTGCCGCGTTCGGCTCGTAGTCGGTGACGAAGACGTCCGGAACGCCGCTCTGCTCGAATGCGCGCCGCAGGCGGAGGTGCTGAACGGCGCCCTTCGGGACCTGCGAGATGTTCGCACGCAGGGCGTCACCGAGGTGGATGCGGTCCTCGCGGGCGAGGAGGGTGGGCATCCAGGCGTCCCGGGTGGGGAAGCCGAGCTCGCGGAAGTAAGCGACGCGGACAGGGCCGTTGGTGATGATCTGGACTTGGTGGCCGCGCTCGCGGAGGTACTGGGCGATCACGCCCTGGCGGACTGAATGGCCCATGCCGATGCCGTTGACGCCTATGGCGACGCTGAGCGGACGTATGGAGGAGGACATAGCTGTCCCTTCGATGGGGCTGAGGTGGTCAGGAGGGTTGGGAGAGCCGGGAGACGACGTTGCGTGTGATGGCCGCGACGTGTGGATCCGAGGCGAGGAGACGTGCCCAGTCCGTGGTCGCGGCGGTGAAGACGGTGCCCGTGGACTCGTAGAGGCCGAGAGTGGCGGCCTGGGGGCTGGAAACGCCCGGCTCGCGGGCAGCGACGTTCCAGTCGGAAGGCAACGGGGCG
The sequence above is a segment of the Streptomyces sp. NBC_00237 genome. Coding sequences within it:
- a CDS encoding glycosyltransferase family protein, which translates into the protein MSSSIRPLSVAIGVNGIGMGHSVRQGVIAQYLRERGHQVQIITNGPVRVAYFRELGFPTRDAWMPTLLAREDRIHLGDALRANISQVPKGAVQHLRLRRAFEQSGVPDVFVTDYEPNAARLAYHFGKPLVSIDQQSKYRHLDLPPVGTYARTADEQRLRYFAPRTDRSFICSFVPLQAEDTHLEFLPPVLPERIRTATTTTTPLATAYFSRYFSHGPENSVRVLADVYRQHVPDRTLRIYAQASDFGSLRQYADANIEIHPFDREAFLTDLARSEAVFSNAGFNLISEAFALGKPVHLVPLPTYDQHWCATAVTQAKLGSCAPQVERGTVLDFLSRQQEFRANVVRHRDLHLLADPRERIATYLESLQQVSSRILARSAR